A region of the Candidatus Uhrbacteria bacterium genome:
TCGGCATGAGGAATCGGATCCGGATACAGCTTGGCGGCGACGAGGCCTGCGACATGAGCCATATCGACAAAAAGATAGGCTCCGACTTCTTTTGCGATATCTGCGAACGCCGCGAAATCTAGCTTGCGTGGATATGCGCTGAAGCCCGCGATAATCATTTTAGGCTTGTGCTCGATTGCGAGACGCCGGACTTCATCCATGTCGACGAGGTGATCGGATTCGCGAACACCGTAGGGGATGATGTTAAACCATTTGCCGGAGAAGTTGACGGGGGAGCCGTGCGTGAGATGTCCACCGTGCGAGAGATTCATGGCGAGAACCGTGTCGCCCGGATTTAGTAGGGCGAGGTAGACAGCAAAATTCGCTTGCGCTCCAGCGTGCGATTGGACGTTCGCGTGTTCGGCGCCAAAGAGTCGCTTCGCACGATCAATGGCGAGTGTCTCGATCTTGTCGATGATTTCATTGCCCCCGTAGTAGCGCTTTCCTGGGTATCCTTCCGAGTATTTATTGGTCAATGCCGAGCCCATCGCCTCAAGGACGGCTTGTGAAACGTAGTTTTCAGAAGCAATAAGCTCGAGGCCATGGCGTTGGCGGGCGAGTTCTTCATCGATCAGGCCGGCAATTTCTGTATCCGTATTTTTTAGGAAAGACATGGGTAGACTATAGACAGGAAGTAAAAAAACGGCTAGGGTCTCGTTTGCGTTCTTTGGGAGGAGCTATGGACCAGCTTGGCGAATATCCGCTGAACGGTATCGAGGGAGCACGACGCAAGCTCGAACCGATCATCGCCCAGATGGTCGACGACGAGCGTACGGGTGCGGACCTGATGCGCGCCTACTTTCATGTTTATTTGAATGTCCGATTCATTGGGCAATCAAATGTCCTCATCGCCGCGTTCCAGGATCTTCTTGAGGCCGGCTGTGATTATCGAGATGTGCATAGCGGGATGGTCGAGGCGCACAAGGCGCTGAATCGATCGCCTCGCTGGATCAATGTGCTGAAGGACCTGTGTCCCGATCATGTCATGGTTCATGATCGAGAAGATGCGGATGGTCGGAAGACGGCTTGGGCGATTGTGCGCCCTCCGCGTACGTTTACTCCGTTGCGATTGAAGCCGGCAACGGAAATTTCCAAGACGCCACCTGAAGAAACGTCCGAGGCCGATGCGTCTATTTCTAATGGCTCGTCTGCTCAGGATGTTCTGCCTGAATAGCCCCGGAAGGCCTGCCTTCCGGGGCTTTCCAATTTTGTTCTGACGTCGTAGCCTATAGGTCATGGATTTGTCTCAGATTCGCCGTGCCCATCTCGTTGGGATTGGGGGTATCAATATGTCGGGCGTTGCCAAATTGTTGGCACGTGCCGGCGTTCGCGTCACAGGATCGGATGTTGTTTCATCGGAAGCGACGGATGAACTGATCAAGCTCGGAATTCCGGTTATTATTGGACATGAAGCAAGTAATCTTCCGACCGATACGGAGTTATTGATTTATACCTCTGCCGCTCCGGAGAAAAATCCGGAACGATTAGCCGCTGCTGCAAGAGCGATTCCTCAGGTAACGAATTTTGCTTTTTTGGGGGCGTGGCTCGCGCATAAGCGCTGTCTCCTTGTATGCGGAACGCATGGTAAAAGTACGACGACGGCCTTAGCAGGCCTTCTTTTAGAGGGCGCAAATCAAGATCCGATGGTCATTGTCGGAAGCCGCGTGCCGTCTTTTCCGGATGGGAATGTGCGGTTTGGCATGTCGGATATGGTGGTGATTGAAGGTGATGAATACGCGCGTCATTTTTTGGAGTTTGAGCCGTATGCGGTGATTTTGAATAATCTTGAGCTGGATCACACGGATATTTTTCCGGAT
Encoded here:
- a CDS encoding serine hydroxymethyltransferase is translated as MSFLKNTDTEIAGLIDEELARQRHGLELIASENYVSQAVLEAMGSALTNKYSEGYPGKRYYGGNEIIDKIETLAIDRAKRLFGAEHANVQSHAGAQANFAVYLALLNPGDTVLAMNLSHGGHLTHGSPVNFSGKWFNIIPYGVRESDHLVDMDEVRRLAIEHKPKMIIAGFSAYPRKLDFAAFADIAKEVGAYLFVDMAHVAGLVAAKLYPDPIPHADVVTTTTHKTLRGPRGAMILSKVEDRLDVGGKKNLAQKIDSGVFPGSQGGPLEHIIAAKAVAFHEALQPSFIDYQKQVLANAQAMAKTFLEEGARLVSGGTDNHLLLLDVTPWGVGGKEAEQWLEQVGISANKNMIPFDPRKPADPSGVRLGTPAITTRGFDENATIEVARLIAQLLKSKNDSTVVEQIKKDVRRLADAFPLYSDLA